In the genome of Streptomyces collinus, one region contains:
- a CDS encoding PaaI family thioesterase has protein sequence MGEQQHVKFPQEVIDEYAALGVDLLALFSAGHLGNRMGVQISEASADRVVGTMPVEGNTQPYGLLHGGASAVLAETLGSIGSMLHGGSSKIAVGVDLNCTHHRGARSGLVTGVATPVHRGRSTATYEIVITDENDKRVCTARLTCMLRDVRPGDEELIRSAG, from the coding sequence GTTCCCGCAAGAGGTCATCGACGAGTACGCAGCACTCGGCGTGGACCTCCTGGCCCTGTTCTCCGCGGGCCACCTCGGCAACCGGATGGGCGTCCAGATCTCCGAGGCGTCGGCGGACCGGGTCGTCGGCACGATGCCGGTGGAGGGCAACACCCAGCCCTACGGACTGCTGCACGGCGGGGCCTCCGCGGTGCTGGCCGAGACCCTCGGCTCGATCGGCTCGATGCTGCACGGCGGCAGCTCCAAGATCGCCGTGGGCGTCGACCTGAACTGCACCCACCACCGCGGGGCGCGCTCCGGGCTGGTCACAGGCGTGGCCACGCCCGTGCACCGGGGGCGCTCGACGGCCACGTACGAGATCGTGATCACCGACGAGAACGACAAGCGGGTCTGCACCGCCCGGCTGACCTGCATGCTGCGCGACGTACGGCCGGGCGACGAGGAGCTCATCCGCTCCGCGGGCTGA
- a CDS encoding trypsin-like serine protease: protein MTSVRVIAVTTAACATVLATALPSSAINSYNAAPAPERTEVGALVATWDADGDPATPDRVDWVCSGTMIDADTFLTAAHCTTDWPDNVRFYVSLDQDVQAGLDAAAKKYPGDPAAQAAAVAVPGTAHSHPDYPGPASDTHDISVVQLSAAQIKARWSFTPATLPTADQLGKLGPQGLNDTDWLVAGYGTQEAVNGPGGQTHPGGGVRMKAPVTFDALNASWARLAMTAPQGNGGACYGDSGGPNFATIGGKSILAATTITGDTPCYATNVTYRLDTPGARAFLSPFVKLP, encoded by the coding sequence TTGACCTCCGTACGCGTCATCGCCGTCACCACGGCGGCCTGCGCCACCGTGCTCGCCACCGCGCTGCCGTCCTCCGCCATCAACTCCTACAACGCCGCCCCCGCCCCCGAACGCACCGAGGTCGGCGCGCTCGTGGCCACCTGGGACGCCGACGGCGACCCCGCGACCCCCGACCGCGTCGACTGGGTCTGCTCCGGCACCATGATCGACGCGGACACCTTCCTGACCGCCGCGCACTGCACCACCGACTGGCCGGACAACGTGCGGTTCTACGTGTCCCTCGACCAGGACGTGCAGGCCGGGCTCGACGCGGCCGCGAAGAAGTACCCCGGCGACCCGGCCGCACAGGCCGCCGCCGTCGCCGTCCCGGGCACGGCCCACTCGCACCCGGACTACCCGGGACCCGCCTCCGACACCCATGACATCTCGGTGGTCCAGCTGTCCGCCGCCCAGATCAAGGCCCGCTGGAGCTTCACCCCGGCGACCCTGCCCACCGCCGATCAGCTCGGCAAGCTCGGTCCGCAGGGCCTGAACGACACCGACTGGCTCGTCGCCGGATACGGCACCCAGGAGGCCGTGAACGGCCCCGGCGGCCAGACCCACCCCGGCGGCGGCGTCCGCATGAAGGCACCCGTCACCTTCGACGCCCTCAACGCCTCCTGGGCCCGGCTCGCGATGACCGCGCCCCAGGGCAACGGCGGCGCCTGCTACGGCGACTCAGGCGGCCCCAACTTCGCGACCATAGGCGGCAAGAGCATCCTCGCCGCCACCACCATCACGGGCGACACACCCTGCTACGCGACCAACGTGACGTACCGCCTGGACACACCCGGCGCCCGCGCCTTCCTCTCACCGTTCGTGAAGCTGCCGTGA
- a CDS encoding branched-chain amino acid ABC transporter substrate-binding protein has translation MVILTSVLTTGALTLTACGSRDDSGDKGGDNGSGTTLTIGVDAPLSGENSTTGLGIQYGAQIAIDDANKNNWVPGVKFKLKALDDKAQPATGQTNATNIVGDKTAVGAVGPLNSGVAQTMQQVFASANMVQISPANTAPELTQGKNWQSDKKRPFKTYFRTATTDELQGSFAAGYAYNGLKKKKAFVVDDKQTYGAGLAKIFNEQYKKLGGKVVGTDHVNTGDKDFGSLVTKIKNSGADLLYYGGQYDESALITKQLKDAGVKIPLFGGDGMFATTYIEAAGKSSEGDLATAIGVPADTLPAAKTFIQTYKDKGYKGDYGAYGAYAYDATTAIIKAVKAAADANGGKVPTDINDLRSKVVDGVQKSDFEGLTGKIAFDEYGDTTNKQLTVYQVEKGAWKAVETGTADLQ, from the coding sequence ATGGTGATTCTTACCTCCGTGCTCACGACCGGAGCTCTGACTCTCACCGCCTGCGGCTCCCGAGACGACAGCGGTGACAAGGGCGGAGACAACGGGAGCGGCACCACGCTGACCATCGGCGTCGACGCCCCCCTCTCCGGTGAGAACTCCACCACCGGCCTCGGCATCCAGTACGGCGCCCAGATCGCCATCGACGACGCCAACAAGAACAACTGGGTCCCGGGCGTGAAGTTCAAGCTCAAGGCCCTGGACGACAAGGCGCAGCCCGCCACCGGCCAGACCAACGCCACCAACATCGTCGGCGACAAGACCGCCGTCGGCGCGGTCGGCCCGCTGAACTCCGGCGTCGCCCAGACGATGCAGCAGGTGTTCGCCTCGGCCAACATGGTCCAGATCTCCCCCGCGAACACGGCCCCCGAGCTGACCCAGGGCAAGAACTGGCAGTCGGACAAGAAGCGCCCGTTCAAGACGTACTTCCGCACCGCCACCACCGACGAACTGCAGGGCAGCTTCGCGGCCGGCTACGCCTACAACGGCCTCAAGAAAAAGAAGGCCTTCGTCGTCGACGACAAGCAGACCTACGGCGCCGGTCTCGCGAAGATCTTCAACGAGCAGTACAAGAAGCTCGGCGGCAAGGTCGTCGGCACCGACCACGTCAACACCGGCGACAAGGACTTCGGATCCCTCGTCACCAAGATCAAGAACTCCGGCGCCGACCTGCTCTACTACGGCGGCCAGTACGACGAGTCCGCGCTGATCACCAAGCAGCTCAAGGACGCCGGCGTCAAGATCCCGCTGTTCGGCGGTGACGGCATGTTCGCCACCACCTACATCGAGGCCGCCGGCAAGTCCTCCGAGGGCGACCTCGCCACCGCCATCGGCGTCCCCGCCGACACCCTGCCCGCCGCCAAGACGTTCATCCAGACGTACAAGGACAAGGGCTACAAGGGTGACTACGGCGCCTACGGTGCCTACGCCTACGACGCCACCACCGCCATCATCAAGGCCGTCAAGGCCGCGGCCGACGCCAACGGCGGCAAGGTGCCCACCGACATCAACGACCTGCGCTCCAAGGTCGTCGACGGTGTCCAGAAGTCCGACTTCGAAGGCCTCACCGGCAAGATCGCCTTCGACGAGTACGGCGACACCACCAACAAGCAGCTGACGGTGTACCAGGTCGAGAAGGGCGCCTGGAAGGCCGTCGAGACCGGCACCGCCGACCTGCAGTAG
- a CDS encoding branched-chain amino acid ABC transporter permease: MNTLPQQLANGLLLGSMYGLIAIGYTMVYGIVQLINFAHGEIFMTGAFGALTVYFYILPDGTSMALAVPLMLLGGALVAILIAVGAERFAYRPLRGAPRLAPLITAIGLSLALQEVVRNFYPGADRARAFPGLDSTHDIGSVTIKDADIFLILAAVLCMAALAFFVRRSRTGRAMQATAQDPDTAQLMGIDTNRIIVIAFAIGGFFAAVAAVAYGLKYGNVDYRMGFLMGLKAFTAAVLGGIGNIYGAMLGGVVLGVAETLASAYIDEIPGMQQLGGQSWANVWAFCLLILVLLFRPQGLLGERVADRA; the protein is encoded by the coding sequence GTGAACACCCTGCCGCAGCAGCTGGCCAACGGGCTGCTTCTAGGCTCGATGTACGGGCTGATCGCCATCGGCTACACGATGGTGTACGGCATCGTCCAGCTCATCAACTTCGCGCACGGCGAGATCTTCATGACCGGGGCCTTCGGCGCCCTCACGGTCTACTTCTACATCCTCCCCGACGGCACCTCGATGGCCCTCGCGGTACCCCTCATGCTTCTCGGCGGAGCCCTCGTCGCCATCCTCATAGCCGTCGGAGCGGAACGGTTCGCCTACCGACCACTGCGCGGAGCACCACGCCTGGCACCGCTCATCACCGCCATCGGCCTCTCCCTGGCCCTCCAGGAGGTCGTGCGCAACTTCTACCCCGGCGCCGACCGCGCCCGCGCCTTCCCCGGCCTCGACTCCACCCACGACATCGGCTCCGTCACCATCAAGGACGCCGACATCTTCCTCATCCTCGCCGCCGTCCTCTGCATGGCCGCCCTCGCCTTCTTCGTGCGCCGCAGCCGCACCGGCCGCGCCATGCAGGCCACCGCGCAGGACCCCGACACGGCGCAGCTGATGGGCATCGACACCAACCGCATCATCGTCATCGCCTTCGCCATCGGCGGCTTCTTCGCCGCCGTCGCCGCCGTCGCCTACGGACTCAAGTACGGCAACGTCGACTACCGCATGGGCTTCCTGATGGGCCTCAAGGCCTTCACCGCGGCCGTCCTCGGCGGCATCGGCAACATCTACGGCGCCATGCTCGGCGGCGTCGTCCTCGGCGTCGCCGAGACCCTCGCCTCCGCCTACATCGACGAGATCCCGGGCATGCAGCAGCTCGGCGGCCAGAGCTGGGCCAACGTCTGGGCCTTCTGCCTCCTCATCCTCGTGCTCCTCTTCAGGCCACAGGGCCTGCTCGGCGAGCGCGTCGCGGACAGGGCGTGA
- a CDS encoding branched-chain amino acid ABC transporter permease, with amino-acid sequence MTETTKTPTPDAVPTPTPALRGLIPLPTAAARGLLLAGGIATAASAFLAWTWTAEFPGDLTYYGYPGGLQWLTFTAGVLTALFALASYGVRGLGWLLPARNNAPLALTALGGFAVTWFTVIAISTKLGGVVNLEPGGWVAAVASLLPVIGAFALPQERTTADGTKEAVKAYLAKPERIPAPQATAPWIQRAVITVVTIIGLGVFTYGIDTEYGELFVGYLFVVTFAVWALHTAGLLDRFSALVAGNRSFTLAMGFAAAIAFPFTQTDDHYANIGVNILIFGTVALGLNIVVGLAGLLDLGYVAFLGVGAYTAALVSGSEFSTISGVHLPFWASALAGAAASLIFGVLIGAPTLRLRGDYLAIVTLGFGEIFRIAVNNMDGQSGPDVTNGPNGIPSIPDLKLLGFNFGEAHDIGGFTLGRFANYYLLMVLIMAIVVLVYTRAADSRIGRSWIAIREDETAATAMGINGFRVKLVAFALGAALAGLAGTVSAHVTYSVVPTPYQFAGSTPPNSAFLLAAVVLGGMGTVAGPLLGAALLYLLPEKLVFLQEKSLLAFGVALILLMRFRPEGIIANRRRQLEFHETGQLDVPKQTTLTDEPAVTKAGA; translated from the coding sequence ATGACCGAGACGACCAAGACCCCGACGCCGGACGCCGTCCCCACCCCGACGCCCGCACTGCGCGGTCTCATCCCGCTGCCCACCGCGGCCGCCCGCGGCCTGCTGCTCGCCGGCGGCATCGCCACCGCCGCCTCCGCGTTCCTCGCCTGGACCTGGACCGCCGAATTCCCCGGCGACCTCACCTACTACGGCTACCCCGGTGGCCTGCAGTGGCTGACCTTCACCGCCGGCGTCCTCACCGCCCTGTTCGCGCTCGCCTCCTACGGCGTCCGCGGCCTCGGCTGGCTGCTGCCCGCCCGCAACAACGCGCCGCTCGCCCTCACCGCACTCGGCGGCTTCGCCGTCACCTGGTTCACCGTCATCGCCATCAGCACCAAACTCGGCGGCGTCGTCAACCTCGAACCCGGCGGCTGGGTCGCGGCCGTAGCCTCCCTGCTGCCCGTCATCGGCGCCTTCGCCCTCCCCCAGGAGCGCACCACCGCCGACGGCACCAAGGAAGCCGTCAAGGCCTACCTCGCCAAGCCCGAGCGCATCCCCGCCCCCCAGGCCACCGCGCCCTGGATCCAGCGGGCCGTCATCACCGTGGTCACCATCATCGGCCTCGGCGTCTTCACCTACGGCATCGACACCGAGTACGGCGAACTCTTCGTCGGCTACCTCTTCGTCGTCACCTTCGCGGTCTGGGCCCTGCACACCGCGGGCCTCCTCGACCGCTTCTCCGCACTCGTCGCCGGCAACCGCAGCTTCACCCTCGCCATGGGCTTCGCCGCGGCCATCGCCTTCCCCTTCACCCAGACCGACGACCACTACGCCAACATCGGCGTCAACATCCTGATCTTCGGGACCGTCGCCCTCGGCCTCAACATCGTCGTCGGCCTCGCCGGACTCCTCGACCTCGGATACGTCGCCTTCCTCGGCGTCGGCGCCTACACCGCCGCCCTCGTCTCCGGCTCCGAGTTCTCCACCATCTCCGGCGTCCACCTGCCCTTCTGGGCCTCCGCCCTGGCCGGCGCCGCCGCCTCGCTGATCTTCGGCGTCCTCATCGGCGCCCCGACCCTGCGCCTGCGCGGCGACTACCTGGCGATCGTGACGCTGGGCTTCGGTGAGATCTTCCGCATCGCCGTCAACAACATGGACGGCCAGTCCGGACCCGACGTCACCAACGGCCCCAACGGCATCCCCTCCATCCCCGACCTGAAGCTCCTCGGATTCAACTTCGGAGAAGCCCACGACATCGGCGGATTCACCCTGGGCCGCTTCGCCAACTACTACCTCCTGATGGTCCTCATCATGGCCATCGTGGTCCTGGTCTACACGCGTGCGGCGGACTCCCGCATCGGCCGCTCCTGGATCGCCATCCGCGAGGACGAGACCGCCGCCACCGCCATGGGCATCAACGGCTTCCGCGTCAAACTCGTCGCCTTCGCCCTCGGCGCCGCCCTCGCCGGCCTCGCCGGCACCGTCAGCGCCCACGTCACCTACAGCGTCGTCCCCACGCCGTACCAGTTCGCCGGCTCCACCCCGCCCAACTCCGCGTTCCTCCTGGCCGCGGTCGTCCTCGGCGGCATGGGCACGGTCGCAGGACCCCTCCTCGGCGCGGCCCTGCTCTACCTCCTCCCGGAGAAGCTCGTCTTCCTCCAGGAGAAGTCACTCCTCGCCTTCGGCGTCGCGCTCATCCTGCTGATGCGCTTCCGCCCCGAAGGCATCATCGCCAACCGCCGGCGCCAGCTCGAATTCCACGAGACCGGCCAACTCGACGTACCCAAACAGACCACGCTGACCGACGAACCGGCCGTCACCAAGGCGGGGGCGTAA
- a CDS encoding ABC transporter ATP-binding protein produces the protein MTTQPTPVLEARGVTMRFGGLTAVRSVDFTVNAGEIVGLIGPNGAGKTTFFNCLTGLYVPTEGTVSYKGTVLPPKPHLVTQAGIARTFQNIRLFANMTVLENVLVGRHTRTKEGLWSALLRGPGFKKAERHSEERAMELLEFIGLAHKRDHLARNLPYGEQRKLEIARAMASEPGLLLLDEPTAGMNPQETRATEELVFAIRDKGIAVLLIEHDMRFVFNLSDRVAVLVQGEKLVEGTSDIVQADERVIAAYLGEPFEGDPGEAEAAEVEAAEAAADATSTTSSTKGEAK, from the coding sequence ATGACCACTCAGCCCACACCTGTACTCGAAGCACGCGGCGTCACGATGCGCTTCGGCGGCCTCACCGCCGTACGCTCCGTCGACTTCACGGTCAACGCCGGCGAGATCGTCGGACTCATCGGCCCCAACGGCGCCGGAAAGACCACCTTCTTCAACTGCCTGACCGGCCTCTACGTCCCCACCGAGGGCACCGTCTCCTACAAGGGAACCGTGCTCCCGCCCAAGCCCCACCTGGTCACCCAGGCCGGCATCGCCCGCACCTTCCAGAACATCCGCCTGTTCGCCAACATGACGGTCCTGGAAAACGTCCTCGTCGGACGCCACACTCGCACCAAGGAAGGCCTCTGGTCCGCCCTCCTGCGCGGCCCCGGCTTCAAGAAGGCCGAACGCCACAGCGAAGAACGCGCCATGGAACTCCTGGAGTTCATCGGTCTCGCCCACAAGCGCGACCACCTGGCACGGAATCTGCCGTACGGCGAACAGCGCAAGCTGGAGATCGCACGCGCCATGGCCTCCGAGCCCGGCCTGCTCCTCCTCGACGAGCCCACCGCCGGCATGAACCCCCAGGAGACGCGGGCCACCGAAGAACTCGTCTTCGCCATCCGCGACAAGGGCATCGCCGTCCTCCTCATCGAGCACGACATGCGCTTCGTCTTCAACCTCTCCGACCGCGTCGCCGTCCTCGTCCAGGGCGAAAAACTCGTCGAAGGCACCTCCGACATCGTCCAGGCCGACGAACGCGTCATCGCCGCCTACCTCGGCGAACCCTTCGAAGGCGACCCCGGCGAAGCCGAAGCCGCCGAGGTCGAGGCCGCCGAAGCCGCCGCCGACGCGACCAGCACCACCAGCAGCACCAAGGGAGAAGCCAAGTGA
- a CDS encoding ABC transporter ATP-binding protein, with protein sequence MTALLEVEDLRVSYGKIEAVKGISFSVDAGQVVTLIGTNGAGKTTTLRTLSGLLKPTSGKILFDGKPLSGVPAHKIVALGLAHSPEGRHIFPRLTIAENLQLGAFLRKDKEGIEKDIQRAYDLFPILGERRKQAAGTLSGGEQQMLAMGRALMSQPKLLMLDEPSMGLSPIMMQKIMATISELKSQGTTILLVEQNAQAALSLADQGHVMEVGNIVLSGTGQDLLHDESVRKAYLGED encoded by the coding sequence GTGACCGCACTCCTCGAAGTCGAGGACCTCCGGGTCTCCTACGGCAAGATCGAAGCCGTCAAGGGCATCTCCTTCAGCGTCGACGCCGGGCAGGTCGTCACCCTCATCGGCACCAACGGCGCCGGCAAGACCACCACCCTGCGCACCCTGTCGGGCCTGCTGAAGCCGACGTCCGGGAAGATCCTCTTCGACGGCAAGCCCCTCAGCGGGGTCCCCGCCCACAAGATCGTCGCCCTGGGCCTGGCCCACTCCCCCGAAGGCCGGCACATCTTCCCGCGCCTCACCATCGCGGAGAACCTCCAGCTCGGAGCGTTCCTCCGCAAGGACAAGGAAGGCATCGAAAAGGACATCCAGCGCGCCTACGACCTCTTCCCCATCCTCGGGGAACGCCGCAAGCAGGCGGCGGGCACGTTGTCCGGTGGTGAGCAGCAGATGCTCGCCATGGGCAGGGCCCTCATGTCCCAGCCCAAGCTCCTCATGCTCGACGAGCCCTCCATGGGACTCTCCCCGATCATGATGCAGAAGATCATGGCGACGATCTCGGAGCTGAAGTCCCAGGGCACGACGATCCTGCTCGTCGAGCAGAACGCCCAGGCCGCACTGTCCCTGGCGGACCAGGGCCACGTCATGGAGGTCGGCAACATCGTCCTCTCCGGCACCGGGCAGGACCTGCTCCACGACGAATCGGTACGCAAGGCGTACCTGGGCGAGGACTGA
- a CDS encoding ANTAR domain-containing response regulator, whose product MSAPESPQPVDVPEEDKSHVPPMTTRVVIAEDEALIRLDLKEMLEEEGYTVVGEAGDGEQAVELAREHRPDLVILDVKMPKMDGISAAEKIAEESIAPVLMLTAFSQRDLVERARDAGAMAYLVKPFSKTDVVPAIEMAVSRFTELKELEKEVADLTLRLETRKLVDRAKSILQTEYGLSEPAAFRWIQKTSMDRRMSMQQVAEAVIQDADEKKANKG is encoded by the coding sequence GTGAGTGCCCCCGAGTCGCCCCAGCCTGTTGACGTGCCTGAAGAGGACAAGTCGCACGTGCCTCCCATGACGACGCGGGTCGTCATCGCCGAGGACGAGGCGCTGATCCGGCTCGATCTCAAAGAGATGCTGGAGGAGGAGGGGTACACGGTCGTCGGTGAGGCCGGGGACGGTGAGCAGGCGGTGGAGCTGGCCCGTGAGCACCGGCCGGACCTCGTCATTCTGGACGTGAAGATGCCGAAGATGGACGGTATCTCCGCGGCGGAGAAGATCGCGGAGGAGAGCATCGCGCCGGTGCTGATGCTGACCGCGTTCTCGCAGCGCGATCTCGTCGAGCGGGCCCGGGATGCCGGTGCGATGGCGTATCTGGTGAAGCCGTTCAGCAAGACGGACGTCGTGCCCGCGATCGAGATGGCGGTCTCGCGGTTCACGGAGCTGAAGGAGCTGGAGAAGGAGGTCGCCGACCTCACGCTCCGGCTGGAGACGCGCAAGCTGGTGGACCGGGCGAAGTCGATTCTGCAGACGGAGTACGGACTGTCGGAGCCGGCGGCTTTCCGGTGGATCCAGAAGACGTCGATGGATCGTCGGATGTCGATGCAGCAGGTGGCGGAGGCGGTCATTCAGGACGCCGACGAGAAGAAGGCCAACAAGGGCTGA
- a CDS encoding helix-turn-helix domain-containing protein, which produces MNFHGTDVRQKAITLLRGGARNAEVARSLNVPLGTIGYWKHLDRAKRGECPGRHDPKCPRCDGRDLDEPAYSYLLGLYLGDGHISHYSEHRVPNLMIACTESWPGLMDACEAAMRAVFPANSTCRVRRTGCSNVKVYSKHLHCLFPQHGPGKKHERRIALEPWQQAIVDDHPWEFIGGLIHSDGCRITNWTTRMVAGERKRYEYPRYFFANVSDDIRRLYTDTLDKLGVEWTHCTRNSNPFNISVARKASVALMDAYVGPKY; this is translated from the coding sequence ATGAACTTCCATGGCACTGACGTGCGACAGAAAGCCATCACTCTTCTGCGCGGGGGCGCGAGGAACGCAGAGGTAGCCCGGAGCCTCAACGTGCCGCTGGGGACGATCGGCTACTGGAAGCACCTGGACCGGGCGAAGCGCGGCGAGTGTCCCGGGCGCCACGATCCGAAATGCCCCCGGTGCGACGGTCGGGATCTGGACGAGCCCGCCTATTCCTATCTGCTGGGTCTGTATCTCGGGGACGGACACATCAGTCACTACTCCGAGCACCGCGTACCCAACCTCATGATCGCCTGCACGGAGTCATGGCCCGGTCTCATGGACGCCTGCGAAGCGGCCATGCGGGCGGTCTTCCCCGCGAACTCGACCTGCCGTGTCCGCAGAACCGGCTGCAGCAACGTGAAGGTTTACTCGAAGCACCTGCACTGCCTGTTCCCCCAGCACGGCCCCGGCAAGAAGCACGAACGCCGGATCGCCCTCGAACCCTGGCAGCAAGCCATCGTCGACGACCACCCCTGGGAATTCATCGGCGGGCTCATCCACTCCGACGGCTGTCGGATTACCAACTGGACGACCCGGATGGTCGCCGGCGAGCGCAAGCGCTATGAGTATCCCCGGTACTTCTTCGCCAACGTCTCCGATGACATCCGGCGGCTCTACACCGACACCTTGGACAAGCTCGGCGTCGAGTGGACGCACTGCACCCGTAACAGCAACCCGTTCAACATCTCCGTCGCCCGCAAAGCCTCCGTCGCTCTCATGGACGCTTACGTCGGCCCCAAGTACTGA
- the pyk gene encoding pyruvate kinase, with the protein MRRAKIVCTLGPATDSYDQIKALVDAGMDVARFNLSHGSHAEHEERYHRVRKAADETGRSVGLLADLQGPKIRLGRFTEGPVLLERGDTFTITVEDGVEGDGQTCGTTYAGLATDVTTGERILVDDGKVCLKVTSVDGPKVHTTVLEGGVISDHKGLNLPGVAVSVPALSKKDEDDLRWALRTGFDVIALSFVRSGRDIQDVHRIMDEEGRRLPVIAKVEKPQAVDNIDDIVAAFDGIMVARGDLGVEMPLEQVPIVQKRAVKLAKRNAKPVIVATQMLDSMIDNARPTRAEASDVANAVIDGTDAVMLSGETSVGKHPIDTVRTMARIVEAAEEDILAKGLPPLTERNKPRTQGGAVARAAAETGDFLGAKFLVAFTQSGDTARRLSRYRSPIPLLAFTPDQATRSQLALTWGVETYLGPCVDSTDAMVDQVDELLLRSGRCEKGDMVVITAGSPPGVSGSTNMVRVHHIAE; encoded by the coding sequence ATGCGCCGAGCCAAAATCGTCTGCACCCTGGGACCCGCCACCGACTCGTACGACCAGATCAAAGCCCTGGTCGACGCCGGAATGGACGTAGCCCGCTTCAACCTCAGCCACGGCAGCCACGCCGAACACGAGGAGCGCTACCACCGGGTCCGCAAAGCCGCAGACGAAACCGGCCGCAGCGTCGGCCTCCTCGCCGACCTTCAAGGCCCGAAAATCAGGCTCGGCCGCTTCACGGAAGGTCCCGTACTCCTCGAACGCGGCGACACCTTCACCATCACCGTCGAAGACGGCGTCGAAGGCGACGGCCAGACCTGCGGCACCACCTACGCCGGCCTCGCCACCGACGTCACCACCGGCGAACGCATCCTCGTCGACGACGGCAAGGTCTGCCTCAAGGTGACCTCGGTAGACGGTCCCAAGGTCCACACCACCGTCCTCGAAGGCGGCGTGATCTCCGACCACAAAGGCCTCAACCTCCCCGGCGTCGCCGTCTCCGTCCCCGCCCTCTCCAAAAAGGACGAAGACGACCTCCGCTGGGCCCTGCGCACCGGCTTCGACGTCATCGCCCTCTCCTTCGTCCGCAGCGGCCGCGACATCCAGGACGTCCACCGCATCATGGACGAAGAAGGCCGCCGCCTCCCCGTCATCGCCAAAGTCGAAAAACCCCAAGCCGTCGACAACATCGACGACATCGTCGCCGCCTTCGACGGCATCATGGTCGCCCGCGGAGACCTCGGCGTCGAAATGCCCCTGGAACAGGTGCCGATCGTCCAGAAGCGCGCCGTCAAACTGGCCAAGCGCAATGCCAAACCGGTCATCGTCGCCACCCAGATGCTCGACTCGATGATCGACAATGCCCGCCCCACCCGCGCCGAAGCCTCCGACGTAGCCAACGCCGTCATCGACGGCACCGACGCCGTGATGCTCTCCGGCGAGACCAGCGTCGGCAAACACCCGATCGACACCGTCCGCACGATGGCCCGCATCGTCGAAGCAGCGGAGGAAGACATCCTGGCGAAGGGCCTCCCGCCCCTGACCGAACGCAACAAGCCCCGCACCCAGGGCGGCGCGGTAGCCCGAGCGGCGGCGGAGACCGGCGACTTCCTAGGCGCGAAGTTCCTCGTCGCCTTCACCCAGTCCGGCGACACCGCCCGCCGCCTCTCCCGCTACCGCTCCCCGATCCCCCTCCTCGCCTTCACCCCCGACCAGGCCACGCGCTCACAACTCGCCCTCACCTGGGGCGTGGAGACCTATCTCGGCCCCTGCGTCGACTCCACCGACGCGATGGTCGACCAGGTCGACGAACTACTGCTGCGCTCCGGCCGCTGTGAGAAGGGCGACATGGTCGTCATCACGGCAGGCTCCCCTCCCGGCGTCTCCGGCTCGACGAACATGGTCCGCGTCCACCACATCGCGGAGTAG
- a CDS encoding SIMPL domain-containing protein yields MTAATPDASQPAVPYGTPEAPRIAVRGEARLEVDPEIARIGITVAARGRDRRSALDDLTRRNAGVLDLVKSYGDAVERLETGAFSITPELTKHGRGERVRTYHGSVRVTAELTDFTALGELTTRLADLDLTRVDGPWWALRPDSPAHREARKKAVHEAVQRAREYADALGTTLSALVELADIGAESTPPAYPQAPGRMRSAAYAGTPEETPAPLDLEPQRQRVHAQINARFTMVPPQL; encoded by the coding sequence ATGACCGCGGCCACGCCAGACGCCTCCCAGCCCGCCGTCCCCTACGGCACACCCGAGGCCCCCCGCATCGCCGTCCGCGGCGAAGCCCGCCTCGAAGTCGACCCCGAGATCGCCCGCATCGGCATCACCGTCGCCGCCCGCGGCCGCGACCGGCGCTCCGCCCTCGACGACCTCACCCGCCGCAACGCCGGCGTCCTCGACCTCGTCAAGTCCTACGGCGACGCCGTCGAACGCCTGGAGACCGGCGCCTTCTCCATCACGCCGGAACTCACCAAACACGGCCGCGGCGAACGCGTCCGCACCTACCACGGCAGCGTCCGCGTCACCGCCGAACTCACCGACTTCACCGCCCTCGGCGAACTCACCACCCGCCTCGCCGACCTCGACCTCACCCGCGTGGACGGCCCCTGGTGGGCCCTGCGCCCCGACTCACCCGCCCACCGCGAGGCCAGGAAGAAGGCCGTCCACGAAGCCGTCCAACGCGCCCGTGAGTACGCCGACGCCCTCGGCACCACCCTCTCCGCCCTCGTCGAACTCGCCGACATCGGCGCCGAGAGCACCCCGCCGGCCTACCCCCAGGCCCCCGGCCGCATGCGCTCAGCCGCCTACGCCGGCACCCCCGAGGAAACCCCGGCCCCCCTCGACCTCGAACCCCAGCGCCAACGCGTCCACGCCCAGATCAACGCCCGCTTCACCATGGTGCCGCCGCAGCTGTAA